A region from the Hypericibacter adhaerens genome encodes:
- a CDS encoding O-linked N-acetylglucosamine transferase, SPINDLY family protein, with translation MTGPPPEFRAAIEHHRAGRLREAEALYLEVLKRFPRAADAQGLLGFLLHQDGQQEAALVQLAKALELNPNFLDAYLWRGMALQALGRLAEAEASYRRVLMANPRHFDALCNLGGVLVLLHRANEAISPLEQAIALHGNRPEAHFNLGRAFMDVGRPDAALAGFRKAIQLRPDYVEAQTNLGACLIELGRRDEAEACLERALALDPTRPESHYNLARARSERADAGDSEALLRQALELRPEYPEARVELANLLMNLGRRDEAIEHLRYTVETSPESIVAISSLLMALNYDAGLDADAVAREHLDLGKSIADRAASMAPLSGRSGLRDPGRRLRLGYLSGDFRAHSCAFFIEPLWSAQDRARFELFAYSTTPGEDAVTARLRALVDHWRPVRFLDDAALAQQIADDGIDILIDLAGHTSGGRPLTLALRPAPVSATWLGYPNTTGLAAVDGRITDAIADPPGASDRRHSERLLRLPGGFLCYRPPADAPAPSDRPASAPPVFGCFNTALKINRPVAACWTRILDRVPGSVLQLRAAQFRYPAAVGAMRALFQEAGLDPARLHCSPWRPTIAEGLADYGGIDLALDPFPYNGTTTSCEALWMGVPVLTLAGEAHAGRVGASLLSAVGLEKELVAASPDDYVERAVALMQDRDRLRRHRAELRPRLAASRLTDPAAFAAAFEAALLTLWQERPASSGEAGA, from the coding sequence GTGACGGGGCCGCCGCCTGAATTCCGCGCCGCCATCGAGCATCACCGGGCCGGGCGGCTGCGCGAGGCCGAGGCGCTCTATCTCGAGGTCCTCAAGCGCTTCCCGCGTGCCGCCGATGCCCAAGGCCTCCTGGGCTTTCTCCTGCACCAGGACGGGCAGCAGGAAGCGGCGCTGGTCCAGCTCGCGAAGGCGCTCGAGCTCAACCCGAACTTTCTCGACGCCTATCTCTGGCGCGGCATGGCGCTGCAGGCGCTCGGCCGGCTGGCGGAAGCGGAGGCCAGCTATCGCCGGGTCCTCATGGCCAACCCCCGGCATTTCGACGCGCTCTGCAATCTCGGCGGCGTGCTGGTGCTGCTGCACCGCGCGAACGAAGCGATCTCCCCGCTGGAGCAGGCGATCGCCCTTCATGGCAACCGTCCCGAGGCCCATTTCAATCTGGGCCGCGCCTTCATGGATGTCGGCCGGCCCGACGCGGCTCTCGCGGGTTTCCGCAAGGCGATCCAGCTGCGGCCGGACTATGTCGAGGCGCAGACGAATCTCGGTGCCTGCCTGATCGAGCTCGGCCGCCGGGACGAGGCCGAAGCCTGCCTCGAGCGCGCGCTGGCGCTCGATCCGACACGGCCTGAAAGCCATTACAACCTCGCGCGGGCCCGCAGCGAACGGGCCGATGCCGGCGACAGCGAAGCTCTCCTCCGCCAGGCCCTGGAGCTGCGGCCGGAATATCCCGAGGCGCGCGTCGAGCTCGCCAATCTGCTGATGAATCTCGGCCGGCGCGACGAAGCGATCGAGCATCTGCGCTACACGGTCGAGACATCGCCGGAATCGATCGTGGCGATCTCGAGCCTGCTGATGGCGCTCAACTACGATGCCGGCCTCGATGCCGACGCGGTGGCACGCGAGCATCTCGATCTCGGTAAGTCGATCGCGGACCGGGCGGCTTCGATGGCGCCGCTGTCCGGCCGATCCGGGCTTCGCGATCCCGGCCGCCGGTTGCGGCTCGGCTATCTGTCGGGCGATTTCCGCGCCCATTCCTGCGCCTTCTTCATCGAGCCGCTCTGGAGCGCCCAGGATCGCGCGCGCTTCGAGCTCTTCGCCTACTCGACCACGCCCGGCGAGGATGCGGTCACGGCCCGCTTGCGCGCGCTGGTCGATCACTGGCGTCCCGTGCGCTTTCTCGATGACGCGGCGTTGGCACAGCAGATCGCGGATGACGGCATCGACATCCTGATCGATCTCGCCGGCCATACCAGCGGCGGCCGGCCGCTGACGCTGGCCTTGCGTCCCGCGCCGGTCTCGGCGACCTGGCTGGGCTATCCGAACACGACGGGCCTCGCCGCGGTGGACGGAAGGATCACCGATGCGATCGCCGACCCGCCGGGCGCGAGCGACAGGCGACACAGCGAGCGCCTGCTGCGGCTGCCGGGCGGGTTTCTCTGCTACCGCCCGCCGGCCGACGCGCCGGCGCCGTCGGATCGTCCGGCTTCGGCGCCGCCGGTCTTCGGCTGCTTCAACACCGCGCTCAAGATCAATCGCCCGGTGGCGGCGTGCTGGACGCGCATCCTCGACCGGGTGCCGGGATCGGTGCTGCAATTGCGCGCCGCCCAGTTCCGCTACCCGGCCGCGGTCGGGGCGATGCGGGCCCTCTTCCAGGAGGCCGGCCTCGATCCCGCGCGGCTGCATTGCTCGCCCTGGCGGCCGACGATCGCCGAGGGGCTCGCCGACTATGGCGGCATCGACCTGGCGCTGGATCCCTTTCCCTATAACGGCACGACCACGAGCTGCGAGGCTCTGTGGATGGGCGTGCCGGTCCTGACGCTCGCGGGCGAAGCCCATGCGGGCCGCGTCGGCGCCAGCCTCCTGTCGGCGGTCGGGCTCGAGAAGGAGCTGGTCGCCGCGTCGCCCGACGACTATGTCGAGCGCGCGGTCGCGCTGATGCAAGACCGCGATCGGCTGCGGCGCCATCGCGCCGAGCTCCGCCCGCGCCTGGCGGCCTCGCGACTGACCGATCCGGCGGCGTTCGCCGCCGCGTTCGAGGCAGCGCTGCTGACGCTGTGGCAGGAGCGGCCAGCCTCTTCGGGTGAAGCCGGGGCATGA
- a CDS encoding sulfotransferase domain-containing protein, whose translation MRFLLANLLYGQIASTAALQEMVPDIHRGLVGHQIHGSRKTLIKTHWRFLPDLPLREDTIGAIYIIRDPIEVLVSNLNYVILRGEQASGPQNESVKREFERRWIDSYIAQGGYQRWREMGFGTWEENLRSWTEDPLPYTRLVVRYEALRSDIAGTMATVSRFLGIEAGEAKLQAAIDRSSFAAMQALEEAEIRERRAGIFFDPAQAAGGDRRFVSGSARDPMSAAQREAALQRFGPMMEKLGYRPQAES comes from the coding sequence ATGAGGTTCCTGCTCGCCAACCTGCTCTATGGGCAGATCGCGAGCACGGCGGCGCTGCAGGAGATGGTGCCCGACATCCATCGCGGCCTGGTCGGCCACCAGATCCATGGGTCGCGCAAGACCTTGATCAAGACTCACTGGCGCTTCCTGCCCGACCTGCCGCTGCGCGAGGACACCATCGGGGCGATCTACATCATCCGCGATCCGATCGAGGTGCTGGTCTCCAACCTCAACTACGTGATCCTGCGGGGCGAGCAGGCCAGCGGGCCGCAGAACGAAAGCGTCAAGCGCGAGTTCGAGCGGCGCTGGATCGACAGCTACATCGCCCAGGGCGGCTATCAGCGATGGCGCGAGATGGGCTTCGGCACGTGGGAGGAGAATCTGCGGAGCTGGACCGAGGATCCGTTGCCCTACACGCGCCTCGTCGTGCGCTATGAGGCGCTGCGCTCGGACATCGCGGGCACGATGGCGACGGTCTCCCGGTTTCTCGGAATCGAGGCCGGCGAGGCGAAGCTGCAGGCGGCGATCGACCGCTCTTCCTTCGCCGCGATGCAGGCGCTCGAGGAAGCCGAGATCCGGGAGCGTCGCGCCGGCATCTTCTTCGATCCGGCGCAGGCCGCGGGCGGGGACAGGCGCTTCGTGAGCGGTTCCGCCCGGGATCCGATGAGCGCCGCGCAACGCGAGGCGGCCTTGCAGCGCTTCGGGCCAATGATGGAAAAGCTGGGCTATCGGCCCCAGGCGGAATCCTAG
- a CDS encoding sulfotransferase domain-containing protein, whose protein sequence is MGKIVWLASYPKSGNTWLRVFLHNLFRDPAEPYDINQIDKFSVSDSAAGWYQQLDPRPVTEMTDEEIAQLRPRVHKAITGIFPDNVFVKTHSALVMSHGTPAITMEQTAGAIYIVRNPLDVVISYAHHYGRTLDEAILEVNRPGLQTQTGERHVYELLGSWTEHVASWTSRPNPALHVMRYEDMLAEPERAFGAVTNFLGLTVRRERLLKAIEQSSFRNMREQESQKGFAERSDKSDRFFREGRAEQWREVMTQEQVDAIVAAHRQQMSRFGYFPLPKRN, encoded by the coding sequence ATGGGCAAGATCGTCTGGCTCGCCTCCTATCCCAAATCGGGCAACACCTGGCTGCGGGTCTTCCTGCACAACCTGTTCCGCGACCCCGCGGAGCCCTACGACATCAACCAGATCGACAAGTTCTCGGTCAGCGATTCCGCGGCCGGCTGGTATCAGCAGCTGGACCCGCGGCCGGTCACCGAGATGACGGACGAAGAGATCGCGCAGCTGCGTCCCCGGGTGCACAAAGCCATCACCGGGATCTTCCCCGACAATGTGTTCGTGAAGACGCACAGCGCCCTGGTGATGTCGCACGGCACGCCGGCGATCACGATGGAGCAGACGGCGGGCGCCATCTACATCGTGCGCAACCCGCTCGATGTCGTGATCTCCTACGCGCATCACTATGGGCGCACGCTCGACGAGGCGATCCTCGAGGTGAACCGCCCGGGATTGCAGACACAGACCGGTGAGCGTCACGTCTATGAGCTGCTGGGCTCCTGGACCGAGCATGTCGCGAGCTGGACGTCGCGGCCCAATCCCGCCCTCCATGTCATGCGCTACGAGGACATGCTGGCCGAGCCGGAGCGCGCGTTCGGTGCGGTGACGAACTTTCTCGGCCTCACGGTCCGGCGCGAGCGCCTGTTGAAGGCGATCGAGCAGAGCTCCTTCCGCAACATGCGCGAGCAGGAATCCCAGAAGGGCTTCGCCGAGCGCAGCGACAAGTCGGACCGCTTCTTCCGCGAGGGCCGCGCGGAGCAATGGCGCGAGGTGATGACGCAGGAACAAGTGGACGCGATCGTCGCCGCCCATCGCCAGCAGATGAGCCGCTTCGGCTATTTCCCGCTGCCGAAGCGGAACTGA
- a CDS encoding DUF3576 domain-containing protein — translation MASGRRNSAEAKRGWRSGILAAIALMLLPALLYGCAWGDPDSKYPDLRRKGQTTPAYNEPESVFGPGGLNIGNAQSPTDEQGGGGGGAGVGVNSFLWRASLDTMSFMPLVSADPFGGVIITDWYTPPQTPSERFKVNVYILGRTLRADGVRAAVFRQEMQGANWVDAPVAPSTATDLENAILTRARQLRVAQTGE, via the coding sequence ATGGCGAGTGGTCGGCGCAACTCCGCGGAGGCGAAGCGCGGGTGGCGCAGCGGGATCCTGGCAGCGATCGCTCTGATGCTGCTGCCGGCGCTTCTTTACGGCTGTGCCTGGGGCGATCCTGATTCGAAATACCCGGATCTGCGTCGCAAAGGCCAGACCACCCCGGCCTATAACGAGCCGGAATCGGTGTTCGGGCCCGGCGGCCTCAATATCGGCAACGCTCAATCGCCCACGGACGAGCAGGGCGGCGGTGGCGGCGGTGCCGGTGTCGGCGTCAACAGCTTCCTCTGGCGCGCATCGCTCGACACCATGTCCTTCATGCCGCTGGTCTCGGCCGATCCGTTCGGTGGCGTCATCATCACCGACTGGTACACGCCGCCCCAGACGCCCAGCGAGCGGTTCAAGGTGAACGTCTATATCCTCGGCCGCACGCTGCGCGCCGACGGTGTGCGCGCCGCCGTGTTCCGCCAGGAGATGCAGGGCGCCAACTGGGTCGATGCGCCTGTCGCGCCCTCGACCGCGACCGACCTCGAGAACGCCATTCTCACGCGGGCGCGCCAGCTTCGCGTCGCGCAGACCGGCGAATAG